The Longimicrobiaceae bacterium nucleotide sequence CAGCAGCGTCTGCTTCATGCTCCCCGACGGGATGGAGAAGGCCTGCACCAGGAAGGTGCGCAGGACCAGGAAGAGGACGAGCGCCACGCCCAGCGACTTGACCCACTCCCAGGCCTCGCCGCCGGCGGACTTCTTCGCGGGGCTCGCGGGGCGGCCGGGACGGGTGCTCTTTGCCGGGGAAGTGGACACGGTCCGGGACGATGCGGGGAGACTGCTCACGGCTGCGCGCTCCGGGTACGGGCTCCACGCGCAGGCGCGGCCGGCGGCGGAGAGCGTTGCGAGGGGTTCAGAATACGGGGCCGGGCGGCGGTGGCACAACCGCCCGTACGGCAGACTGGTACGCCCCTGCGGGGTTTTGGTTTCACCCGTCCGCGCGGGCGCGGCCCGGGGCCCTTGCGCCGGTCGCGGGGGCGGCGAAACTTCGGAGTGCGGCCGGGGTTCTGAACCCCGTCCTCCGTTCCACTCACCCGAGCGCAGCGCATGAACCGTAGAATCGCCGGTCTGCCGGGACTGCTCGCCGTCCTGGCCGGAGCCCTCCCCGCGACCGCCCAGTCCGCTCCGGCGGCCCCGCGGGAGACGCCCACGCTGGTGGTCTTCCTGACCGTGGACCAGCTCCGCGCGGACTACTTCGAGAAGTACGGGAGCCAGCTCCAGGGCGGGCTCGCCCGCCTCTACCGCGGCGGGGCGGTGTTCACGGACGCCCACCAGGACCACGCCAACACCGAGACGGCCCCGGGGCACGCCAGCACCATGTCCGGGCGCCACCCGCGGAGCACCGGGATCGTGCAGAACGCGGCCGGGGTGCAGGACCCGCAGGCGCCGCTGATCGGCGGTGGGGGGCCGGGCGCGTCGCCTTTCCGCTTCCGCGGCACCGTGCTCACGGACTGGCTGCGGTACAGGGACCCGCGGGCCCGCGCGCTCTCCGTGTCGCGCAAGGATCGGGGCGCCATCCTCCCGCTGGGGCGCGCCAAGCAGGAGGTGTACTGGTACACCGCCGACGGGCGCTTCACAACCAGCCGCTACTACGCGGACACGCTCCCCACCTGGGTGAACCGGTTCAACGACCGGCGCGTGCCGCAGCGGATGGCGGGGCAGGCATGGACGCTCCTCCTCCCGGAGAGCGCCTACCCGGAGCCGGACAGCGTGCCCGTGGAGAGCGGGGGGCGCGACTTCCTCTTCCCGCACGTCCTCCCGGCCGAGCCCGCGGAGGCGGCGCGGCGCTTCCCCGAGTACCCGTGGATGGACCAGCTCACGCTGGACATCGCCCTGGAGGGACTCGACGAGCTGAAGCTGGGGACGGGGCCGCAGACGGACGTCCTGGCGGTGTCGCTCTCCGCCACGGACGCGGTGGGGCACCGCTACGGGCCGGACTCGCGCGAGATCCGCGACCAGGTGCTCCGGCTGGACCGCATGCTCGGCGCGTTCATGGACTCGCTGTACTCGGTGCGCGACTCGTCGCGGGTGGTGATCGCGCTGACCTCGGACCACGGCGTCACCCCGTTCCCGGAGGTGGCCTTCGGCGCCGAGGCGGCGCGCGGCTACCACGTGCGGCTCGACTCGGTGACGGCACAGCTCCGCCGCGGGCTGGTGGCCGCCGGCGCGGACAGCGCCGCCGCCTACGTGGACGATGGTCTGCTCTTCGTGGACCGCGCGGCCCTCGCCCGCGCGGGGGTGAGCGTGGACTCGCTCTCCCGCGCCTTCGCCGCCGCGGCGCGGCGCGTCCCCGGCGTGCTCCGCGCCGACCGGGTGCGCGACCTGGCGAAGGGCGACACCGTCAACGATGCGATCACCCGCCGCTGGCTGCACATGCTCCCGCCGGACCTCCCGGTGGAGGTGGCGGTCACGCTCAGGCCGGGGCACGTGTGGGGAACGGCCAGCTACGCCCAGCACGGCTCCCCGGAGAACGTCGACACGCACGTGCCGGTGATCTTCTACGGGCCGCACTTCAAGCCGGGGAAGTACGGCCGGTTCACCCGCGTGGTGGACATGGCGCCGACGCTGGCGGCCGTGCTCGACGTGCAGCCCGCGGAGCGCCTGGACGGGCGGGTGCTGCGGGAGGCGCTGCGGTAGCAGGGGCGGCTCCGCAGGCCGGAAGCGCGAGGGGGGGGGGGGGGGGGGGGGGGG carries:
- a CDS encoding alkaline phosphatase family protein — protein: MNRRIAGLPGLLAVLAGALPATAQSAPAAPRETPTLVVFLTVDQLRADYFEKYGSQLQGGLARLYRGGAVFTDAHQDHANTETAPGHASTMSGRHPRSTGIVQNAAGVQDPQAPLIGGGGPGASPFRFRGTVLTDWLRYRDPRARALSVSRKDRGAILPLGRAKQEVYWYTADGRFTTSRYYADTLPTWVNRFNDRRVPQRMAGQAWTLLLPESAYPEPDSVPVESGGRDFLFPHVLPAEPAEAARRFPEYPWMDQLTLDIALEGLDELKLGTGPQTDVLAVSLSATDAVGHRYGPDSREIRDQVLRLDRMLGAFMDSLYSVRDSSRVVIALTSDHGVTPFPEVAFGAEAARGYHVRLDSVTAQLRRGLVAAGADSAAAYVDDGLLFVDRAALARAGVSVDSLSRAFAAAARRVPGVLRADRVRDLAKGDTVNDAITRRWLHMLPPDLPVEVAVTLRPGHVWGTASYAQHGSPENVDTHVPVIFYGPHFKPGKYGRFTRVVDMAPTLAAVLDVQPAERLDGRVLREALR